AAGCGATCCGAACGATTTGTCTGTGCTAACACCGGGACATTTTTTGATCGGACAACCGATCTTGGCAATTCCTGAACACGACATCAGTGACATTCCGCAGAATCGCCTCAAACGCTGGCAGTTAATTAAACAAGCCCTTCAATCATTTTGGAAACGGTGGAATCGGGAGTATTTGCACACGCTGCAGAGTAGACAGAAATGGTTCCATCAAAATCCCAGTCTCGGTGTCGGAGATATCGTCGTCATAAATTCACCTTCTCGACCTCCTTTGATGTGGCAAATTGGTCGGGTCATCGAGGTCCACCCTGGTGCTGACCAAGTGGTCCGTGTAGCCACTGTCAAGACAGCGGAAGGGATACTGAAACGTCCAGTGGTAAAGTTGGTTAAACTACCCACCGACAACGCTTAACTTACCTTCTTCCATTTGTTCCATCTTCCACCATCCCGAACATAAAATTTTCTTgctgtgtataattatttatgtatatatgcattattttgtatttgaattgtcataggtttatttttgtttctgtttattacttaatagttGTACAATGATATGGTCTGACCGAGAAGTATCGGTTTTGAAAGTACCCTTTCAACGCGGGGGAGGATGTTGGGACTCGGTTAACTACCAGAGCGCGCCGGTTATtccgattttaaaatgatccgGTTCCGTGACACGCATGCGCAGCCCAGTGCCGGCCAACGGCCGGTTTTTCGTCGTCAATTCGTTTTATCACGGACTCTACACGTCATGCGCTACAGGAAGAAGGCGTCCGTAGTGccgttgtttttttgtttttaaatcgtcaCGTGTTTTACGAGTATTGTCGCCATTGCGCGGTATGACATATTAGTCAAGTTTATATTGTCTATCGTTGTATGTAGTTGACGTACCACATACGAGAGTCGTCTTTTTTCTCCTCAATAAGTGCGATCGCTGGTTCGTTGTGCCGTATCGTCGCGTTCGTTGTGCTGTAGCGTCGCGTTTGATGTGCCGCCTTATAGGTTCTTACACGCTCGAATAAACGACATTCGCGTTGTAAGAACTTTCGATCGTATTCTCGCTCTCACATTCTACATGCTCGAACAGTAAAATTGGTGTTCGCATTATAGAAAGGGGTGAGTGATCGCAAGTTATCctcattaatttcaattcacGTGTGCGATGTTAGTCGCACTGGGTCAGTAGTGTCGCCGTCGTAGATCGTCACGTTCCCCAGTCTTCCGGTGCAGATACATCGACCCCGACCAGTACAGGACAGCAACCGACCGGTACCCAGGTCAGACGTATCATaccttattattgtaatagtttgATAACCCAATATCACGTTccgtgattaattattattattttatgttgttatgcGATGTGATAGGACTAACATAGCATTAAGTCtacgttgtattttattaattattattcaaagggagagaaataaattatacagtccACTATCATTATATCCTTATTTATCTTATACTAAATTAGATAGCACCCAGCCTAATATAGTCGAGTTTTCACCCGAGTTCAAGTGAACCGGAATTCGCGACAAACAATCATTCATACACACCGTATACagcatcatttaataataatgacgaaataCGTATATCAATCCATCAAACAGATGTTTATCCATATCTACatgaaagctttatttttttggaaggaaAAATTACTGATGCCACCAAAGTGAAACTATCTAATAACGGTTACTCTTACCTCTTCGAGCAAATACGAttggaaatcaatgggatagaagtagatagtacacgtgttcttggaatcactagctcgttgaaaggttacTTATCTGGTACACCAGACAACTACAATTGTTATGAAAATTCTGgatggaattttaaaaatgcaacgCAATCGGAAAATGATAAAGGTGAATTTAGTGCTTGcattacattgaaatattggttaggtttgtttgaagattataaaagaatattagtgaattctagattggaattaatattaactcgaagtcatagcgatttaaatgctttaagtttaaaaactggtgtaactgcttctgaaggtaaagtcgttttaaataaaatagcctgGATGGTTCCACATATAACTGTTGACGATGAAGAAAGGTTAAAATGattgaaacttatagaaaaagaaaaagtttgtttattccttttagatcttttgaaacttttgaatatcctgaactcggaaccgctaaaaaagttgtatggaatttgaaaactgcttcgaaattagaaaaaccacgatttatcataattggattgcaaaaaggacgcaaaaatatgttatcgaaagattgtagtatatttgaccattgtaatttaacaaacgttaaagtattTCTGAACTCGATAGCTTATCCATACAATGCTCTAGCACGCCTAAGTCCACGTTTTATAAATATGCCCAGAAATGCTTATGAAATTTCAGACCTTCAGACAAGATTTCATTTGAAAGCCAAATTTCCGCGATGTATTGGAGCCATTGATTGTacacatgttataatatcatcgcCAGGTGGCGATAATGCAGATAATTACAGAAACAGGAAAAACTTTTTGTGCAAACCATTTCAGACGATCAATTAATGATACGAGATATAGTTGCACGTTGGCCTGGGTCGTCACACGATTCaactatatttttcaattcttctATCTATAGACGTCTAGAAGCAAACGAATTTGGAAATGGTCTAATTTTTGGTGATGGTGGTTATGCAGTGAAACATTTCTTATTAACACCTTTATTAAATCCAATCACAAGAGCAGAAAATTTATATCAAGAGTCCCAAATTCGAACGAGAAATGTTGTTGAACGATCCTATGGAGTTTGGAAAAGGAGATTTCCGGTATTATCATTAGGGATCCGTTTGGATTTAAGCAAAGTAGAAGCAATTATTGTAGCAACTGCTGTTGCTATTGCATAATATTGCTATtctacaaaaagaaaaaataccaCTTACTACAAATGATATTCAAGAACAAATCAATATAGTAAATTCTGTTAACAATTATGTGACTAACGATAATATTAGAAACAATGCAAATGATAGAACAAGAATGAACTTAATTAATAGACACTTTGGTGAAATGTGTTAAGTGATCTAAAACTATATTCTAttgtaaaaattagttttaaatgtatttatattatattacaatatttgtttaatatttaaatattcaaaatattcagactattttttttattttttttttaacaatctgactgttttcaacatttaacattcttaaattaagtaaatagtaaatagtcaaaagttttaataatttattatttatttattataaaattaatataaaaagtattctttttttattataatttataaacagttttttcttttttaaatttacttttctttgtaactataaaattaacatGAACAACATAACATTAATTAACATAGGTCATAGACAGTCTTTTCTTTTTTACTAACATAAATTGACTTttcttttaacaataaaattaacatgaacaatattttattttatattataacataaacataaattcacttttcttaaacaattttagtttcTTTGGATGCCAATTCAGCAGtcaacagttttaatttcaattcgttttcttttcttttaaaaataagttcttTTAATTGCATAAGTTTAGTTTTAGTTTTGGCCGTGTCTGATCAAtctttattagtattaataatgcTAGAAAAGTAAACcacatacaatataaattctaataaaacaaatttaattaacaagataggtaattaatattctcAAGCATTattcacaaatatattttaaattatgtaataaactaaaatgataataatagtacaatatttattgtaagtaaatacattgatatattattttgtatttggttATTGGTAAATATGAGAACATAGTTATCAGAATAATAACagcataatttaatacatatttgaatGTGTAATATTCTTGTgattatggttttataataagTTCAACTAACTAACTAACCTTGTTTGTTTTTTTGCATGAACagacatttttttagattttggatTTTCTTGAGGGTGTAATATACTCGggagcttggtacctactatcgtagttccaatagtagataagtggctcccaagatattatagttgcaggtcgcagacaatttgtttgatgttgtagtcgtggttgataataaataaaagacagttgttgttttattgtgaattttattatattgttgataatttttctaagtccaaaatatgctcgtacagagtggcatgaaggtgcttgcactaatgggtggtagtacacgtctgaaaacaggccgattcaggctaattattttagttttaagatttGCTAAAAAATTTGCTACACGAAGACAAAATTTGGTAGAAAATCTCTGTTttgtgttacacggtaaatctgagTGCTCGCAAAATAATGATGGTCGGAAGACGATGGTGTTGAGAAAAAGCACAAAGGCAGTCTTCGAACGAGTCTAGAAGCTGCCTGAGGAGTGAGGATTTTAACGAATAGCAACACGCAATGGACCGAATTTTCTCCCACCTGTTTAACATTTGTCACCGCCCACGGATCTCAAACTTTTCTCACGATGGTCATTACAATTTACTTGGGATAGGGGATATATTTGTGATAATGACCAACTCCTATCAGAGACTGCTTATACCAAAgacagtattttatttattttcaatcggttattttttttttaaatatttgaattattatagaactataatagatataaaatatcttaatataatttctataattgCCCAACCCTGTTTGTAATTATGAAAGGGATGCTTGAACACTTGTTTAGATACGTAATGGTCGCAactgatttgtttatttttatttttttttaagtatagtaggtataacaaCGTAAATTCCATATACGTCTTAccagaattaattaatttttgaaaaaacattgtatttgcataccaatttttctaaaattatctgtaattttttcGATAAAAGTATGAActtcttgtattaaattgtctagccttagctattatacaaatttaatattttataagttttgaacaacaaattaattaactatggttttgacgaaattttaactttaaatgcttataaaaaataaccatgatgcctatgtaatatgtatcgttaatattttagctataataaaaacttacgtattatatttttaaactttttgaccggataaataattttttgattcatAATTTGccaactcaaaaaaaaaatgttatcttttCGCTTGACACCTACCTGCCACCTGCAGGTTACATGCATAATAGTCAGTAGAcaaattttacacaatattacaacatattaaatattttattatgatctTCATTTTACTATCACTTAATtcttatgcatatatatatttttatcatatcttGATAAGtgtattagaataaaatattttcaataacaaaatttataacACTGTTCACtgttatatatttactatattcaGTTCGTGTTCGACTCCCGTCCGAGCAACACGCATGTTAACGTTTAGTACGCCTTTATAGCTTCGATATCGTAAAGACTAGTCTTCTTcgatacagataatattatgatattattctcCCGTTATCTCAGCCCGTAATTACCGAGACACACACAACAGCCGTATTACCTAATTAAACGACCGCCGACCGCTCGCGGTCGTTACCGGCCCAAGGCCACCCGACACCTCTCACCTTATCAGTTTTCGTAATGAGTTTATCGTCCAAAACTAAGACCGCTGCCACAAACCATATCAACAAACCACCTCCACCCTCCAACCTAACCATTAATTCTCGTTAAAGCTAAAATACCAGAAACTAGCAATAAGTCACCAGATGACTTTTCCGACAGCGACGATATCTGGCAAACAGTAGACTCAAATAAACGACTCAGATCACCGCTTACCAAATCTCCTTCACACAAAAAAGTAGACTCAAACATATTCATCACAGAAAACCGATATGCACCGATATCTCCCACCACCGAAAATGAACCAATGGACAGCACGAACGAACAGCCCACTGATAATGCCGCCGTAATCAACACCGATAAAATAAATCTTCCTCCTCCAATATTCATTCAAGCTCAACTAAACTTCTTCTgcttttttcattaaaaaatgaaatggtAATGTTCTATCTTCTTGtaacatactaaataatatttctagttCCGTTTGAACTAAATCATAATCTAGAAGATTTGCACCTACACTGCTTGGTTGGTGGCTTGCTTGGTTggaataaagaaatatatttttttacattatccaatgaaatattgattttactaaATGGTTGAGAAAATAATGTGAATAATGGTTGAATAGGAGAAATACATGTATAGGCAAatgtgtatactattataattatatataatacattgataggtactgaagtataaaatattattagggccGTTTTATCAATCACCTGTTAAATGTCTAGTTAACTAGTCTCAGATAAAAACTAACtgcagattaaaaatataatgattttatcaattatatttatactattattaactaTTCTAGGGTATAACAAACTGAAGATTAACTATCAAACTGCATTAATTGATGTTAGTCAAATCAGTAATATGAACATGTTTCTAACATCTATCAATGAATTGTTATCTGTTatcatgatatatttatttaacgccACATTATGTCATTATCtgacaaattattatcattttcttgACGTTTTCAGCTtttcacttttaaaaatataaaacagttttctatttattttgcatgttcAATGTTGTCGTTTTGTATTTGTTAGTTTTGAGTACAATTAAATAACTATGAGTTTATTAAAAACCAAACATGAACGCTCCACAAATTTTATCGACAGCGAACTGCAACTCCTTGTCGACCTGGTGGctaatcaaaaacatattttggaaaacaaaaaaacagatGCCGTAACAGCAAACCTAAAGAATAAGACATGGGAAgcattatcaaataaatttaattgcaaAAGCCTAAATGGATATCGTAgtccaaaatgtttaaaatttaaatatgacaatttaaaaaaaaatgtaaaaattaagttGCGAGATGTTAAATCAAAACCCTGTGTAACAGGAGGAGGACCTCCTATTCCATTAAAAGCACTCGGCCAATTATCCCCTATGGAAGAACAACTAAGATCTTTAAACCCTCTAGCTTTTAGTGGTACAGTATCAGCATTCGACAGTGACAGAATTAAAGATTCAAATACATCCAGACATGAAATGCTTGTACAAGATTATGAGAAAACTGACAGTGATGTaagtgattaatattttaattggttcataaattattattaatacaaatattgttattggATTTCAATTATAGTGTATGGATGAAAACATTATAGAATTTGATTGCCAAGAAAATAATACCAATGTtagttaaatttgtaaatacctATCTGCTTTTTTAATTGgattaatacatttgtatacctaataaattgtttattataaaccatCAAGGTTTTTCAATAGTTGTTTGTCCATACTTCTGAAAAAGAATGTGACGTAGGTGAAGATTGGACAGATTATATACCAGCAAAATTGAGAACGCCGATTTCTCCAGAGCTATAATCTATAACACATCAAAAAAGCTTAAACACTCTGTATtcaccaaatatattatatgctaacTCTGAAGCTAGTTCAGATGAGTTAGAGGgtgagataataaataataataaatatatgtagtatgtacctatatattattattatactacctatatatatttatatattataatatattatttaatatgttatattatattgatactacttttatgttaaatatagtAAGAAACCCTTAAGGGAAAATGTTGGAATTTGATCGTTTGGTGATTGGTTGGAAAAATCGTGTGAATAGCAGATTTTTTTAACGGGATCACCAAGGGACCAAATGGCCATAATAACTCACaataagaaattacaaaatcttATTAGTTTAGCCAGTGTCGCGGGAGGATGCTTTGATTTGCAGCACACTCTGGCGACACGGGTTCAATTAGCAAGATGAAATCATTACGAAAATAGAATAGaataaaatcgatttaataCTAGTCTTGATCATGTAATAAAACttgaatacaatagtttattggTGGTCTGGGCCTGTAGTAAAAAGGTATAATCTGATTACAGTATAGGGATAGTAATATTAACtaggcataaaatataataatatagcgattATTGGAAATTTATATATAGAAGCAAACGTAAAcgtagaatgaaaaaaaaaaaaagaaagttaggAACATATTAGCATGTATTGGCGTAATTAACATGGTGAtggaataagaaatatattaatctaacttatttaaaatataattaacatggtaatggaaaaataaaatatagtaaacaccactattttatcatatatatatatattgcacgaaaaaaaaaatattttgtaatagattttaagaattcatgttatattaaaatattattacacatattatattaacactaagataagattattgatgtaaacaaaaaacacaaaaaagaatatattgttaatcacaTAAGATACTAACCTagataataagcaaaatatatactgtaatattgtgaATCAAAATCTGTAttctatcaataataattaatatggtgaaatgtaccatataattataatgatgtattaatgtaaaacataaaatgtaaacatgtaataattgaatgtaatgtaataattgatatatgtaaaatttgtaatcaTAGGAAAGTGCTTGAACTAATGGAGGAAGTTTGAGTTAATTTTTCTCATTTAGAcgataaaaatcaacttttaaagGGGGAGatgtagtaagcaagttactacttaacaataaaacaaattacacaggtacataattctactatactataatttagatactgtaattcggcataaatcggataatagaaacgAAGTTAAGGGTTCTttctgtatattacattttaatgtcttgggTAAGAAACGGTAGATATTAGGAACTCACTGAACCATAAATTGCTCTGTATACGAcagatattcaaatataaaaatatatactatactctgttcaaaataagaccGGACCTCGGCGGCGACCCGTTTTCGTTCGCGACGGTCAGGCACCTCCCCCACCATAGATCACGTGTCAGGCCGAGCCGCAGAAATAAGCCACGCCCATGCGCACAACTCGGCCGCCGAGGTCCggtcttattttgaacagagtatatatgattattttgattacaacgcTGTACGCTGTACGTGACGAtatccaatataaaaaatattaatgattatctCAAATtgaatacacagaattatactggaagtcataaaaggcgtgggctggaacgatgttcacacaaaccacatccgtgagccgagatacagtatctataggcaaggggtacaGGGAACTTAATataaaagggagcccgaatcggcctgttttcagacgtgtactaccacccattagtgcaagcaccttcatgccactctgtacgagcatattttggacttagaaaaattatcaacaatataataaaattcacaataaaacaacaactgtcttttatttattatcaaccacgactacaacatcaaacaaattgtctgcgacctgcaactataatatcttgggagccacttatctactattggaactacgatagtaggtaccaagctccCGAGTATATTACACCCTCAAGAAAatccaaaatctaaaaaaatgtctGTTCATGCAAAAAAACAAACAAGGTTAGTTAGTTAGTTGAActtattataaaaccataatcACAAGAATATTACACATTTCAAATATTCATGTTATAGCTATGGATACAACTTCCACGAATACATCAATTGTAGAATTAACACCTGAAACAGATTGTCAAACATCAAACATAGGCAAAGAAATGGAAGTACACATAAAAAGTATACAAAGAAGTGAGAGCTCACAGAACACTTCAATACTTCATGCCAGATTTAAGGACAAAGCAATAAATTTAAGTAACCTAATTCAAGGTGTTAATAATCCTGAACATCTTAAAGTTGCGATGCAAAAATTAGACATCTTAACTGCATTTATTAATGTTGCATCAAATGAAAATGAAGTTATTCCATACAAAACGGACCAAAAAGAACctgctaataaaaaaatcacacaaCAAAAATCATTCTTCTCaaccaaaaataaaagatttaagGCAACAAATACTATAACACGACCAACATCAGACGAAATTAGAGATCTAAACGATACGTTACTACATAAAAAACGTATGGTTTTAAAAGAACAAGATAATgaacattcatatttttaaataacatttcttatatattatttgtgtttattattattattattaaattatattttgccatattttaaatttatacattgtgattattgtttttatttatattactattgactaaaactattctattattattaaaaaatgttgtacctacCATTGACTAAATgttgcaaattatattttgccatattttaaatttatacattgtgattattgtttttattaatattactattgactaaaactattctatattattaaaaaatgttgtacctacCATAGACTAAATGTACCAAATTGTATCAGTATAActcagttaaaacttaaaatatactaaattcgcaaattgcaatattaataattttatttaagttcaatatcactgttgaagtacacagatatacagaagttaaaaggtaaataataatataatcggatatatataatataataataagtataatgatacgatgtacaatagtgttacgaggcgtaatataaatcaacgactaactatgtatacccggctacactacgcaggacatataatatgctgtagtatataaaaatgtatagtcagcgtctgatgaactacagtgtgaatatattacttatacactacattatatagggtgttttgtttataattccaacactttcccttaaacaatatacccttatacatcaatatttataactcctaaCATCTCCCTTAGCTCATTGAACCGCGTTCGTGGAGTTGGTTTTGTCATAATGTCCGCAATCTGCTCCTTGCTGGATATGTACTCCAATGAAAACAATCCCTCATTGAACTTTTCTCTTATATAGTGGTAGCGAACATCTATGTGCTTCGTTCTTCTATGAAACTCTGGATTTTTTACGAGTTTAATCGCACTTTGATTGTCTCCATACATTGTTGGCACCGTTTTTGGCTGGTCCAGCAATtcacctaaaaacaattttaaccaagttaattcttgtactgcttgacttaaagctatgtactctgattcagttgtgctaaggctaacacactgttgacgacgtgaactccatgctatacttccagatcctaatgtaaatactgaccctgatgttgatcttcttgtatccaagtcacctgcatagtcagcatcactgtatccttttaacatgagtttttgtctagaactaaataccaatccaaaattaatagttccctttaaatattttaaaattcgtttcactgctgtccagtgttgttcctttggatcctcgatgtatctactaactagatttactgaaaaagttatgtccggtcttgtaatctgactgagatataataagcttccgactgcttcacgatatgggactttactagttaaattagtattttgttgcttgtcatctaatgaatgttgagggtctgctggtatttgaactgatt
This genomic window from Metopolophium dirhodum isolate CAU chromosome 1, ASM1992520v1, whole genome shotgun sequence contains:
- the LOC132934623 gene encoding uncharacterized protein LOC132934623 — translated: MSLLKTKHERSTNFIDSELQLLVDLVANQKHILENKKTDAVTANLKNKTWEALSNKFNCKSLNGYRSPKCLKFKYDNLKKNVKIKLRDVKSKPCVTGGGPPIPLKALGQLSPMEEQLRSLNPLAFSGTVSAFDSDRIKDSNTSRHEMLVQDYEKTDSDVSD